From the genome of Labrus bergylta chromosome 12, fLabBer1.1, whole genome shotgun sequence, one region includes:
- the cbx5 gene encoding chromobox protein homolog 5, whose protein sequence is MGKKSREEDSSSSDEEEYVVEKVLDRRVVKGRVEFFLKWKGYSEKHNTWEPEKNLDCPELISEFMKTYKKSSGGSSTPSSGASKSSSGSSGRSKESSTSKKRSSDDDEEGGSKPKKKKEEEILVARGFERGLEPEKIIGATDSCGDLMFLMKWKDSDEADLVLAKEANHKCPQIVIAFYEERLTWHEDSDKKEKDAVSA, encoded by the exons ATGGGCAAGAAGTCTCGCGAAGAGGACTCCTCTTCTTCTGATGAAGAGGAATATGTTGTGGAGAAGGTGCTGGACAGGAGGGTGGTGAAAGGCAGGGTTGAGTTCTTCTTGAAGTGGAAAGGATACTCAGA AAAGCACAACACGTGGGAGCCAGAGAAGAATCTCGACTGCCCAGAGCTTATTTCAGAATTCATGAAGACCTACAAGAAAAGCAGCGGTGGAAGTTCCACACCTAGCAGCGGGGCCAGCAAATCAAGCTCGGGCTCCTCAGGACGCTCCAAAGAATCCAGTACCTCAAAGAAGAGAAGCTCTGACGACGACGAGGAGGGTGGAAGCAAGCccaaaaagaagaaggag gaagaGATTCTAGTTGCCCGCGGCTTTGAGAGAGGACTTGAGCCAGAGAAGATCATTGGGGCAACTGACTCATGTGGTGACCTAATGTTTCTAATGAAGTG GAAAGACTCTGATGAAGCAGACCTTGTGCTTGCCAAGGAGGCCAATCACAAGTGTCCACAGATTGTCATAGCGTTCTATGAGGAACGTCTCACCTGGCACGAAGACAGTGacaagaaggagaaggatgCTGTTAGTGCATGA
- the hnrnpa1b gene encoding heterogeneous nuclear ribonucleoprotein A1b, translating into MSKDVPREPEQLRKLFIGGLSFETTDESLRAHFEQWGSLTDCVVMRDPNTKRSRGFGFVTYSSVDEVDAAMTARPHKVDGRVVEPKRAVSREDSNRPGAHVTVKKIFVGGIKEDTEESHLRDYFQQFGKIEVIDIMTDRSTGKKRGFAFVTFDDHDSVDRIVIQKYHTINSHNCEVRKALTRQEMQTAGMGRNGGGGGGGGGRPYDFGDRGFNQGGRGRYGDGPYNCNGGDGGYGGGPGGPGGYNNGGNRGYNQGYNQGGGGGGGGGGGGGGGYGGNGGNGYDSYGNCGGGGGGGNSYNNMGHYDSQTSNFGPMKSFGGSGGGGGGGGRNFGGYGGNSNSGYNRRGQF; encoded by the exons ATGTCGAAAGAT GTCCCACGCGAGCCAGAGCAGCTGCGCAAGCTGTTCATTGGAGGTCTGAGCTTCGAGACTACAGATGAAAGTCTGCGGGCTCATTTTGAACAATGGGGGAGTCTTACAGATTGTGTG GTCATGAGGGACCCCAACACAAAGAGGTCCAGGGGTTTTGGCTTCGTAACATACTCATCAGTAGACGAGGTCGATGCTGCCATGACTGCCCGCCCCCACAAAGTTGATGGCAGAGTTGTTGAACCTAAACGAGCAGTTTCCAGAGAG GACTCAAACCGGCCAGGTGCCCACGTGACAGTGAAGAAGATATTCGTTGGAGGCATCAAGGAAGATACAGAGGAGTCCCACCTGCGAGACTATTTCCAGCAGTTTGGCAAAATTGAAGTTATTGATATCATGACCGATCGTAGCACTGGCAAAAAGAGGGGCTTTGCCTTTGTGACGTTTGATGACCATGATTCTGTCGACAGGATCGTCA TCCAGAAATATCACACAATCAACTCCCATAACTGTGAAGTGAGGAAGGCCTTAACACGCCAAGAAATGCAGACTGCAGGAATGG GTCGCaacggtggtggtggtggcggcGGAGGTGGAAGGCCATACGACTTTGGAGACAGGGGCTTCAATCAGG GTGGAAGGGGAAGATATGGAGATGGTCCTTACAATTGTAATGGAGGGGATGGTG GCTATGGAGGTGGACCTGGGGGGCCTGGCGGATATAATAATGGTGGCAACCGGGGCTATAACCAAGGCTACAACCAGGGTGGCGGCGGAGGCGgcggtggaggtggaggaggaggtggtggataTGGAGGAAACGGAGGAAATGGTTATGACAGCTATG GAAACTGTGGAGGTGGTGGCGGCGGAGGAAACAGCTATAATAACATGGGCCACTACGACTCGCAGACCTCTAACTTCGGCCCAATGAAGAGCTTCGGCGGCAGCGGCGGtggtggcggcggcggcggcaggAACTTCG GTGGCTATGGCGGTAACTCTAACAGTGGATATAACCGACGTGgacagttttaa